The genome window atgttaaataaaaaaattgtcataacattaataatgcttccaaagccaacataaaatttgaaatagtcctatttgattgcttttacactaCAATGctgaaaagaaatgtaaatatgtatataaaaaagtagaatgcgcccaccgatatcaatgTGTGAGGGGtgcgtgtgtgacgtatcataagtgtcggtgcaacaacaaccacccggttaacataagtaggtctacactgagtagcgacaatgaaattatctcgAAAACagttactttatatgtgttagaggaatatttggattttcatacataattaattgttataattcttaaatgtaaaaaataaattatggcatactagcaaatattcgcctatgcaattatttttttgtaaaagccaagatattgttcctaggcctaggtgttagatttctttactttacaagtAACAGACAcatctctattaacaatttctggccagaaagcaaatgaggttatctacacattcttgttcttcaagttaccctatgaaagaataaattatacagcaaaagcgaggagaaggactttaaagaaaataatattataaccagttgaaaaacaagtgtttcatacgccttaatattaatactttaatatttcgattaataatcatcttctccatataatcaaaatcatcatcttttatccctcaaagaacaggtaatctctacaaataaaaacattagtaacattacatctcataaggcatagattattcttttaggcatataaaacattttgcaacatacaggcagcttaaacacagccgaaagcttcacattcaaagaaaacttgttttaattcatattcctatgttgaaaatgttgttaggactgttgagcttattaggtctactgtcataatgcagcagacgtagttatgttgaccagtccgaggagcatgtaaagtgaGCTTTCATTGATGGTACAGCTacccttatcacaccgcactttgaacttagcagcgtaaaaaaagaaaatcagttcaaatcacacagattacgaattataccaatgcataaaagggatcatatttctATAACCAtcaggaaaatagggctagctgtgaattcacaaacttttcgacatgcatgacattagaaaaaaaaggacaaccctacttggcaacatcacgttgagtctgagaatctggacgatacaaaaagaatcatgccACATGAGATTTGGGCACCACTGTACCTCGTCAAAGGGCCATCAGGATATCGTCAAGGGATCCGTCGACAGATAGTttcttcctccttcccctcctccaacccccacccccaccccccccaaagccccctaaaagaaaaataagacccACCTGAagtatccttatttctatttgagCCTCTAACTACTACAATAGAGGCCGGGACACACCTGGGCCTAACGCATCGCCTGGGGGCggcggaggggggtggggggcgaagaGTCACTCGGTGAAAGCGAGTCTAAACgaactatagttggttcacttaaggtagattctgggatgagccctatgcttacgagacacgtgtttggcggccgctgattggctggtactgagaggtaggcagctcccagccaatcagcggccgccaaaccaaCGTCTCGtgggcatagggctcacccaagaatctaccttcagTGAATCAACTATAGTCTGTTTTGTTAAACGAGATTTGCAAACAAAGATCTTTGCTTAGGAACTCGTGAAGATGTACTTTTTGAGAAACCTATTATGTTTACTATGTAATActatatttctcattaccttACGTCAATCctctccacgagagagagagagagaagagagagagagaggagagagagagagagagagagaggagagagatgaggggagagagagagagagttaaatttaCTGCATTTTGGTTCAAGAATTTTAACTGGCTAGTTTAAGCTGAACTGACCAAATCTTATGTTGGGATATGAAGTCAAATTTtcatttagtaaatatatataatatatatgtatatatatatatatatatatatatatatatatatatatatgtatgtatatatatacagatatatatatatatatatatatatatatatatatatttatagttatatatatctatagtttatatatatcacaagagagagagagagagagagagagagatttgaatagAAGAAAAACATGAGAGATTAGATTATGAATTGCAGATAGGCTCTAGAAAAACACTTCCAGTGGAATCCTGTTATTCTAGAGAGAGTCCTTAGCACAGGAAGGAGCGTATTCTTAAAGCCCTTAGGTAACGCTTGAGATGTCCTTCTGAAAGGCCAATTACGTGACCTAGTTTCCTAGTATTCTAGTGGCAGGAGAGACTTCAAAAGGATCTTAGGATTCACACATGAGACGACTCTACCTTTGTCCTTcttcaagattttatttatgtattattttttattttaggaatctaaagttgatttttatttgaaaagagattaaatctctctctcgcactctctcaatattatatataccacaagaaaatttttactttctctctttctctctcatgtaTTACCTTTTTGTTGGTgcgtgaagatatatatatacatatatagtatagatatatattatatatatatatatatatatatatatatagagagagagagagagagagagagagagagagagagagagagagatacatatttcCATAGTAAAAAACTAGGACATTTCTCATAGCCataacatattatttatttctgaactgaaattaataataatcatttatacCTAACTACATTCTCAATACACTCGTCCCCCTAAGACTTGAACCTTACCAGTTCCCAGTGGTTGTCTTTGCTAATTAAGGAAGTTGTGGTTTTTACATCACCAGTAAAAactaaaagatataatatatccatTAAGAATGTATTGCTTTTCACTCTTCTCCATCAAGGGTTATCCGTAATGatatccataatttttttccAGAACATTCTCGAGAATAGAACACTTCCGATTCGCTAATTATGTTCATAAAGCACAGATTATTTTAATAATCTTCCCCACATTAAGAAAATGCTGATATTACACGGACTCAGAATCAAAAGGGTCATATCGCCATTACTGTTAAAGATGTTTCTTACGGCGGATATTATATTGATTAAAATATTCTCTTTAGAAGATGagtatgttttttattatattatatatttgttaaaagaTTCTCTTTAGATGAtgtgttttctcttcatttattgattaattttttaataagtgagcgATCTCACTTCTTTCTGCACTTCCCTTTGCCCGCTCTTATTTCCTCACGAACACCTTaatcttctttggaagcttgaagaattccaagtcagtgacccctgctgtggtcttgttccatgtgaatggtgTAATTCATCggctgaataatgataatattgactTGAGTCTATAACGCATGATTTTTTCATCTTACTCTATCTTTGAAGTAAAAATGCATGTGCTTTAAAGGTTATTACAGATCCTTCTTTATACTGCTTTGCAATAATATTCAGTTAGTTGCTTCTTAATGTAAAATGGACGCGTTTTAAAGGTTATTAAAGGTCCTTCTTTAAACTGCTTTGCAATAACATTTAATTAGCTGTTTCTCAGTATACACATGTCAGTTATGTCAGAAAACGCTCATGATACAATGTCCACGAATTCAAGGTCAACACCCGAGACAGTTCCATAATCCTTGGCGTCCACTACATTCCCGCCTTCATACTCAGGATGGCCTGGGTGACCATGCCTTTGACGTCTGTGTTCATGGTCTTCTCCAGGACATCCCGAAGGGCCCTGCGGGCGCCGGCCTCGTGAATTGGCGCCATGCCCTTCTGGTCCAACCCAGCCATGGACTTGAGCTCGTCGTGGCCTGACCTGACGACGTAGTTGAGGAGTCTCTGGGGCACGAGTGGCCTGGAGAGGGCGACTTGGAGGTCGGCGAAGAGCTTGGTCACGCACtccttcaacccccccccccccccccgaccgcCCTTCAGGTCCTGCGCAGGGGCGGCGCCCAGGCTTTGGAAGACCAGGGTGTAGTTGGCTGTGATGCAGATGTTGTCCAGTACAAGTGTTCCTAGGAGTACCGTCTGGGATGGAGGGACGATGCCAGGTATGTTATTaaggatgtttctctctctctctctccctctctctctttctacacacacagatatatatatgtgtgtgcatatatatatatatatatatatatatatatatatatatatatatatattgtcacttacACGACGATAAACtattatattcacaaaatatcATGAGCCAAGAATACCGTACAAATTCGCACGAACTAACATACAAAGGGCATTACGATGAATAAAGTGCATTTGGGCTGGCCGGGATGCGAACCCTGGCCTGGATTAGAAACAGCGATGGATAGTGACTTTGATCACCTGGTCATCgcgacatacacaaacacataaatacgtacatttatatatgtgtgtttgtgtgcactatataaacatagatatttatatatatacacagttacaTTCCTGGCTTAGCCATACCTTCAAGGGATTGAAAGAGGCGCTCTTGGAACGCCGGAGGCTGCCCAGCCCCGTGATAACGGCGTTGGTGATCGTGAACTCCTCGCTGGCCGTGGCCACCGGAAGGTTGACCTGAAGGGGGAAGACGCTGTAGCTGTCATTCATGGCCTTCGAGATGTTCCATTTCAGTCCCCTGGAAGcaaagagagaggaggggaagtgTGGAATGATTATGGATGCGATTCTCGACGATCTTGCtactgaatatattatatatatatatatatatatatatatatatatatatatatatatatatatatatatatatatatatatacatatacagtgacATCAACATTCTTACGCCATCTTGGCGGCGGCCCGGTCGGCTATGGCGTCGAGAATCTGGTTGGGAGTGGTGGGCTTCGTCACCTGGCGGGCTAGCAATCGCCCGCCGTCAACACCCTCTGCGGGAGAATTTCCACTGCCATCTTCCAGAGAGGAACACAGGGATGCTGCTGCTCCCAGGAGGAAGATGAGGATGGCTCGAATCATCTTGtctggagaggaagaagaaaaggatgaagaagagggaACTGGTGAGGTTAGGTCTAGGGATACGATAGGCTGGTTGGACGGCGATAGGGAATATTCCGCTCTCATCTCCAAGAGAGGAACACAGGGATGTCTCAAATCATCTTGTctggagaagaagatgaagaagaagaagaagatggagaagaggGAACTAGTGAGGTTAGGTGTCTAGAGATATGATAAGCTGGCTGGATGGTGTTGGGGCATATTGTTTCCGTAATTGAATTTGAAGGGTGAGGAAAATAGTTAAATTGCTAACGGTTGTAAATATACATTGTAAGGAAATATTAAGGTATATGGAGGTGTTCGATTAGCGTAGTGCgtaagtgacaatatatatatatatatatatatatatatatatatatatatatatatatatgtatattaatgtctaaaatatatattcataaatatatatataaatatatatatatatatatatatatatatatatatatatatatatatatatatatatatctatatatatatatatatatatatatatatatatatatatatatatatatatatatatatatgtattatgtatgtatgtatgtatatatatatatatatatatatatatatatatatatataaatatatatatatatatatatatatatatatatatatatatatatatatatatatataatctatatatattatatatataggcaggagaagggcgcaggaacatatacaaatccatttgatacatttattgaacAGGGAACAGCCGAACTTTacaatataagatcgcacgctagaagttgcaagacatcgatcaaatatgacaactttaaaataattggccaagtcaaggaacctggagaactgcttctcttggaaagtctgctaataaagaagaattgtacctacgttaaattgccaatcatcggctgttcccctgttcatagcataactagcttgtttgtttatatttgtcccccttctttttctgttcttgtgtattcttttagtgcgtttgtctctgtcattttgagaggtgcgccttgctcttcattttaagttcgttttttacCTTAaacccattattttttttcttttattgagtttagttttttaaggatcattttaagctttcttggtttttaatgtgtaaatgtatttaagtgtgattcagtatttaagtttaacttagtttcattttaagttttcttatgctttatatatgtttcttttaattatgtgctcagattcctttttatatagatgtcctgatgatgtacCCATGGgccaagaaacgcgttgacaataaatgtatcaaatggatgtgtatatgttcctgcgcccttctcctgcctactatagtaccctttgatgtgggtggatttatatatattatatatatatatatatatatatatagatatatactacatacataaataatatatatatatatatatatatatatatatataatattatatatatacatatctagacaggatattatatatatatatatatatatatatatatatatatatatatatatatatatatatcatatatatatgtgtctgtatgtatgtatgtgtatatatatatatatatatatatatatatatatatttatatattatatgtatttactgtatatgtatgtatctatatataatatatatgatataatatatatatatatattatatatatatatatatatataatccacacatcaaagggtactatagtaggcaggagaagggcgcaggaaacatatacacatccatttgatacatttattgtcaacgcgtttcttggcccatggtcacatcatcaggacatctatataaaaaggaatctgagcacataattaaaagaacacctatataaagcataagaaaacttaaaatgaaactaagttaaacttaaataatgaatcacacttaaatacatttaggatcattttaagctttcttggttttaatgtgtaaatgtatttaagtgtgattcagtatttaagtttaacttagtttcattttaagttttcttatgctttatatatgtttcttttattatgtgctCAGACtccttttatatagatgtcctgatgatgtgaccatgggccaagaaacgcgttgacaataaatgtatcaaatggatgtgtatatgttcctgcgcccttctcctgcctactatagtaccctttgatgtgtggattatatatatatatatatatatatatatatatatatatatatatatactatcatacatacatatatatatataaatatataatatatatagatatatatatatatatatatatatcctatacacatacatacatacagacatatatatatatatatatatatatatataatatatatatatatatatatatatatatatatatatatatatatatatatatatatatgtctgtatgtatgtatgtgtatatatatatatatatatatatatatatatatatatatatagatttatatatatatatatatatatatgtatgtatatatatatatatatatatatatatatatatccacacatcaaagggtactatagtaggcaggagaaggggcgcaggaacatatacacatccatttgatacatttattgtcaacgcgtttcttggcccatggtcacatcatcaggacatctatataaaaaggaatctgagcacataattaaaagaaacatatataaagcataagaaaacttaaaatgaaactaagttaaacttaaatactgaatcacacttaaatacatttacacattaaaaaccaagaaagcttaaaatgatccttaaaaaactaaactcaataaaagaaaaaaataatggtaaaacgaacttaaaatgaagagcaaggcgcacctctcaaaatgacagagacaaacgcactaaaagaatacacaagaacagaaaaagaaggcggacaaatataaacaaacaagctagttatgctatatatatatatatatatatatatatatatattatatatatatatatatatatatatatatatatatatatatatatatatagtatatatatatatatatatatatatatatatgtatatgtatatatatatatatatatatatatatatatatatatatatatatatatatatagatctcaaaAAATCTCACCTGCTACCGAGGACACCAAATCGTCTACTGATATCCAAAGCCAGagctgccaatatatatatacagcagccAGGTCTACCTTCGACCAATTACGTGCAATGAATCGCGTCTATCGACTTTCCTTTTCAGGTCAAATGGTCGCTGTTGAGTTTTTCATTACTTTGCAAAAAACGATCAACTGATATATACGATTTATTGCGAAAGAtggttttattaaatattttttttaagattaaagagACGTTTACGCTTAGGATTAAACGAGTATTAGAGTATTAATACAAGCTCATTCGACTTGAATGGCAGGATTTGACTTTGATTTTGttgaaataaagtttattttaaataatttctttttcgaTACGTctttctctaaatatatatagtattttcagGGAGCTATGAAATTGTAATGAAGATTTTGCTATTGGAAGAACAGACaatggacaaaaaataaaaaaaacacactctcatatataatatatataatatatttacataaatatatattatgtttccctctctctctctctccatatatatatatatatatatatatatatatatatatatatatatatatagatatatatatatatatatatatatatatatatatatatatatatatatatatatatatatatatatatataatacatacacatacatacacacacacacgtgtacacacacacacatatatatatatatatatatgtatatatatatagccaaaatacataattatcatattccctttttacTTTCAGAATAGAAaaaccgaagaggaattataGATGGTCGACACACCTACCTTGACCAGGAATCGAAACTATACCTGACTGACTTGATAAATGAGCAACAGTGACCTTACCCACCGGTTGTGAATATGTGCCcatcatataaaaataagttaagtatacctaagtttaatcagaccactgagctgactaacagccctcctagggatggcccgaaggattagattaggAACCAATTTTGGTTACTCAgtaaagggacctacagcttaccgtgggatccgaaccgcattatatcgagaaatgaattttctaATAGCCAGaactaaattcctctggttccgcgttggcagcAGAGGGttgagcgaactcgggctaccaaattggTAGTCGGGTACGTTACCCACTCGTCTAATGAGGAACTTGCCCAACATATAAAATTCAACCTTTCATGGTTAAGGTATTTCCAAGATAAAGGAATTCAAGACGACGAGGAATTTGTGCTATGGCTTAAAATTCGCTTTAATTCGGACCCAAAGTATTGGACCTGAATTAAGACAGATATTGTAAGACAGATTTGAAATCAAGGTTCCTGTATCTTGGTGGATGTGAATATTGAGTCTACTGCTGCCCTTCTACACACTCAGTCCTGTGCAGTGTACAGTGATTCACTATAGGCGTCCGTTACTCCGGAGGTATGGGGGATTCTATACAAGTGGGTCGTTTgtggattttaatttttaagcatAGAAGCACAAactatttcgatatatatatatatatatatatatatatatatatattattatatatacatacatacatacatacatacatatatatatatatatatatatatatatatatatatatatatatacatatacatacatatacacatatatgtattccaTTTCTTGATAATAGCTACACGTACACaactatatacagatatatatatatatatatatatatatatatatatatataatatatatataataaatacatatatatatatatctatatatatattacatataaacacacgcacacacatatatttatttatatatattatatatatatatatacacatatatatatatatatataatatatatatatatataaatatatatatatatatatatatatatatatatatatatatatatatatatgcatatattacaagccataataaaaacatattcatCTAATAGAAATGTAAAAGAACATATTTTACAGTCCACGTATGAAATAAACACTAACACCTTTTGCAAAACTCAACATTCCTCAATCTCGAACTTGCTTCGAAAAAGGCATgacacattaaaaaaaacgttTCATTCAATTTGAAATGGTTCCTTTAAAATAAGTTGAAGATAATCGTCGTGATAGCATATCAACAGATCTCACTTTCCATAGTCAGCGAAATATCTAGGATAATCCGGCTTCAAATGCACCAATGATAAAGTACTTTTTAGACATCAATGAGGATTTTTTGCAAAGCTGTCAACTCGAGTCTTCTTTGACGTGACGTAATTGGCAATAATGATTATGCTAGATGCCTCTGGAAGGGAAAAGCTTCGCAGGCAATCCCTTACGAAGGCATCACGTATATAAACTCAGATGTCTCCTGGATATCCCGCAGTTAAGCTCTCACCAAAGGCGTTCAACTTGTGTTGACAAGACATGGGTGAGTTGAGTGCTCTACATAACTATAATTTTCTTTCCAGTCGAAGTCTATAAACATTGATATCTCTCACGGCGCTAATGgtagtaatattcaagcaataCGTCACTTGCCTGTACTGTCAAGCAAATGACAAAGCTCTCTATTTTCTTACTAAGTTTTAGCGATAATTTTGATTAAACATGGGTGAGTCTGAGAACTTGTAATAAGTATGGTGTTCTTTCCATAAACACTGATTTCTGTCACAACATATTATATGGTGGTAATAATAGAGGAATacattagatatttatattatcaaGCATTTTATGAATCTCTGCATTTTCTGGTTAAGCTTTTACGATAGTTTTTTATTACTGTtgcattaaaaaatgaaatgacggtAAACTGTGTAAGAACATAGGGTTTGCAAGTTTCAGGGAGGTTATATTAAAGGTAAAAGAGTAACAAATAAAGCTAACAAAGGTTAAAAATATTAGTAAACATAGTACTTTGTGCATATTCTTATTCATTTGTCTTATGTTTTCAACTATGTATCACTCGAATCAATGTTTATCgcaatttttccttcatttcagaatattggtatttttttgcaattatttCCACAACAGGCTGATTATTTTCAATACcactttccataataataataat of Macrobrachium nipponense isolate FS-2020 chromosome 33, ASM1510439v2, whole genome shotgun sequence contains these proteins:
- the LOC135202811 gene encoding uncharacterized protein LOC135202811, with amino-acid sequence MIRAILIFLLGAAASLCSSLEDGSGNSPAEGVDGGRLLARQVTKPTTPNQILDAIADRAAAKMAGLKWNISKAMNDSYSVFPLQVNLPVATASEEFTITNAVITGLGSLRRSKSASFNPLKTVLLGTLVLDNICITANYTLVFQSLGAAPAQDLKGGRGGGGGLKECVTKLFADLQVALSRPLVPQRLLNYVVRSGHDELKSMAGLDQKGMAPIHEAGARRALRDVLEKTMNTDVKGMVTQAILSMKAGM